Proteins from a genomic interval of Clostridium sp. AN503:
- a CDS encoding DUF4316 domain-containing protein yields the protein MHEKDNYLKNSELSTEQNCNMIDGIPNNTPLPPAPPEPDRKPLDKVKEPPSRKRSREREDR from the coding sequence ATGCACGAAAAAGACAATTACCTAAAAAATTCAGAGCTTTCCACAGAGCAGAACTGCAACATGATTGACGGGATTCCCAATAATACGCCGCTCCCTCCGGCTCCCCCGGAACCAGACAGAAAGCCGCTGGATAAAGTAAAGGAGCCGCCCTCCCGCAAGCGGAGCCGGGAACGTGAGGACAGATGA
- a CDS encoding CD1845 family protein, with amino-acid sequence MRLLLKLFAAPVMLALTILAAMLMFLFDICSFLLTAASVIIALLGIGLFFTPTPHGGFIFLFLAFLLSPYGLQAVAGLLIEAVDGLGSSLRQFLVS; translated from the coding sequence ATGAGATTACTGCTAAAGCTGTTTGCCGCTCCCGTCATGCTGGCGCTGACAATCCTTGCGGCTATGTTGATGTTCCTGTTTGATATCTGTTCGTTTCTCCTGACGGCGGCTTCTGTCATAATAGCGCTTTTGGGTATCGGGCTTTTCTTTACGCCCACCCCGCACGGCGGATTCATCTTCCTGTTTCTGGCCTTCCTGCTTTCCCCCTATGGATTGCAGGCGGTTGCCGGGCTTCTGATTGAGGCGGTGGACGGGCTGGGCAGTTCTCTCCGCCAGTTCCTCGTAAGCTGA
- a CDS encoding DUF4315 family protein gives MNRLEKIEKDLEKAREKAAECQAKVRELEKQKQEEENSQIVQAVRSMKLTPAELLAFLNNPKDTPAASGQTGPKSADIKEKEDEAHEEA, from the coding sequence ATGAACAGACTTGAAAAAATCGAGAAGGATTTGGAGAAAGCCCGGGAGAAGGCCGCCGAGTGCCAGGCCAAAGTCCGGGAACTGGAAAAGCAGAAACAGGAGGAAGAAAACAGCCAGATCGTGCAGGCGGTTCGCTCCATGAAGCTGACCCCTGCCGAGCTTTTGGCTTTCCTAAATAACCCGAAGGACACCCCTGCCGCTTCGGGCCAGACTGGCCCGAAGTCCGCTGACATAAAAGAAAAGGAGGACGAAGCCCATGAAGAAGCCTAA
- a CDS encoding TrlF family AAA-like ATPase, whose amino-acid sequence MNNLRGSEWHKWDLHIHTASSYDSPYRGDDADELLCATLHDNNISAVAITDHFIIDADRISHLRSLAPDIVFFPGVELRTDKGADNLHLIIVFSNEIDLSTLSMDFEVIMLRTNAKSNSSPEKIYWTFEDIVSFAKSHDGLITIHAGKKTNGIDKEISNALPVKEAIKADIAENIDFFEIGKKTDINDYYKWVFKEVEEKPLIICSDCHDPRKYTSKENLWIKANLTFEGLKQCRYQPTERVYIGSIPPALDRANKNGKSNIQRISVHKNENPKNVDINWFDFELPLNSGLVAIIGNKGSGKSALSDIIGHLCKCNTMENASFLNETRFRKPPKNFAEDYIATIHWGDSHVESISLSESNYNTTIEDAQYLPQKYIEEVCNDIGNEFQREIDRVIFSYVDRTERGTATNLEELVFNKSKAISLSTQKLNIEINDINDTLIKLEEKKTSQYRIHISDSLKKLKDTLERHENAKPQEIKKPEPKEGKSDYQDKLKALNSSIESLETKIEEYRNNLTQTNIVIDEANQLIAKLDLLESNVKETELLLKDFIKKYSLDVDESSITLVTPKETIQQYILKLSNDKIVFQKSLNGSDTEDGLLDKLEKEREKKSSLISTTDSEEKQYQKYLSDLDEWEKQRKLIIGTKTTEDTLTYFQNEADYIENELDTIYEGTKSRRDEKIRELYLQKSNLVSVYHEIYAPVEVEIKKLLGELEESIEFAAEIQLEQSDFAETALSLINQKYAGLFKGKSEAYNKMNQLLRRTEFDNVDSVIDFIHDVLVVVDEDLDNSTKKVPDKKALYNLLCCLDYIGVSFKLKMGERDLEELSPGERGIVLLVFYLALSQNNIPIIIDQPEDNLDNQSVYSKLVPCICEAKKKRQVIIVSHNPNIAIACDAEQIVYCHMDKNTHTITYEAGAIENSIVKGHVVDVLEGTMPAFNLRQKKYTQK is encoded by the coding sequence GTGAATAATTTAAGAGGCTCGGAATGGCATAAGTGGGATTTACATATTCATACAGCTTCATCATATGATAGTCCTTATCGGGGGGATGATGCTGATGAATTACTTTGTGCTACATTGCATGATAACAATATTAGTGCTGTAGCTATTACAGATCACTTTATAATTGATGCTGATAGAATTTCCCATTTAAGGTCTTTGGCTCCCGATATCGTATTTTTTCCGGGAGTAGAACTAAGAACTGATAAGGGCGCAGACAATCTTCACCTAATAATTGTATTCTCTAATGAAATAGATTTATCAACGCTATCAATGGATTTTGAAGTTATTATGTTAAGAACTAATGCAAAATCAAATAGTTCACCAGAAAAAATCTATTGGACATTTGAAGATATAGTAAGTTTTGCGAAATCACATGACGGACTTATTACAATTCATGCGGGAAAAAAGACAAATGGTATTGACAAGGAAATTTCTAATGCTCTTCCAGTAAAAGAGGCAATAAAGGCAGATATTGCAGAAAATATTGATTTCTTTGAAATCGGTAAGAAAACAGATATTAATGATTATTATAAATGGGTATTTAAGGAAGTCGAAGAAAAACCTTTAATTATATGCTCGGATTGCCACGACCCGAGAAAATATACATCTAAAGAGAACTTATGGATTAAAGCTAATCTTACATTTGAAGGTTTAAAGCAATGCCGCTATCAACCTACGGAACGCGTTTATATTGGTAGTATTCCACCAGCATTAGATAGAGCGAACAAAAATGGAAAGTCTAATATACAACGAATTTCTGTCCATAAAAATGAGAATCCTAAAAATGTAGATATAAATTGGTTTGATTTTGAATTGCCACTAAATTCAGGTCTTGTAGCAATAATCGGAAACAAGGGAAGTGGTAAAAGTGCATTATCAGATATAATTGGCCATTTATGTAAATGTAATACTATGGAAAATGCTTCGTTTTTAAATGAAACCCGTTTTCGTAAACCACCGAAGAATTTTGCAGAAGATTACATTGCTACTATACATTGGGGAGATTCTCACGTTGAATCTATATCTTTATCAGAAAGTAACTACAATACAACCATTGAAGATGCCCAATATCTCCCTCAAAAATATATTGAGGAAGTCTGTAATGATATAGGTAATGAATTCCAACGAGAAATTGATCGAGTGATTTTTTCTTACGTAGACCGTACTGAGCGTGGCACAGCAACCAATTTAGAAGAATTAGTTTTTAATAAGTCAAAAGCTATTTCTTTGTCCACGCAAAAATTAAACATTGAAATTAATGATATCAATGATACCTTGATTAAACTTGAAGAGAAGAAAACTTCCCAATATAGGATACATATAAGTGACAGCCTAAAAAAATTAAAAGATACTTTAGAACGACATGAGAATGCTAAACCACAAGAAATAAAAAAGCCCGAACCTAAGGAAGGTAAATCAGATTATCAAGATAAATTAAAAGCTTTAAATAGTTCTATTGAGAGTTTAGAAACAAAAATTGAAGAGTATCGTAATAATTTAACGCAAACAAACATTGTAATAGATGAAGCAAACCAACTTATTGCCAAACTGGATTTATTAGAATCTAATGTAAAAGAAACAGAGTTATTATTGAAAGATTTTATAAAAAAGTATTCATTAGATGTTGACGAAAGCAGCATTACGTTGGTTACGCCTAAGGAAACTATACAACAGTATATTCTTAAATTAAGTAATGATAAGATTGTATTTCAAAAATCACTTAATGGTTCTGATACAGAAGATGGTCTTTTAGATAAACTCGAAAAAGAAAGAGAAAAGAAAAGTTCGCTTATATCCACAACGGATAGCGAAGAAAAGCAATATCAAAAATATTTATCTGATCTTGATGAGTGGGAAAAACAGCGCAAATTAATTATTGGCACAAAAACTACAGAAGATACATTAACATATTTTCAAAATGAAGCCGACTATATTGAAAACGAGTTAGATACAATTTATGAAGGTACAAAAAGTAGACGAGATGAAAAAATCAGAGAATTATATCTACAAAAAAGTAATCTTGTTTCAGTGTATCACGAAATATATGCGCCAGTAGAAGTTGAAATTAAAAAGCTGTTAGGAGAATTAGAAGAAAGCATAGAATTTGCCGCAGAAATTCAACTGGAGCAAAGTGATTTTGCTGAAACCGCTTTATCCTTAATAAATCAAAAATATGCTGGCCTTTTTAAGGGAAAAAGTGAAGCATATAATAAAATGAATCAGTTGCTTAGAAGGACTGAATTTGATAACGTGGATAGCGTTATAGATTTTATTCACGATGTTCTGGTTGTAGTGGATGAAGATTTAGATAATTCAACAAAAAAAGTTCCTGATAAAAAAGCATTATATAATTTGTTATGTTGCTTGGATTATATCGGAGTTTCCTTTAAATTAAAAATGGGAGAAAGAGATTTGGAGGAGTTATCTCCTGGCGAAAGGGGCATTGTTTTACTTGTCTTTTATCTGGCATTAAGTCAAAATAATATTCCAATAATAATTGACCAGCCAGAGGATAACTTAGATAACCAGTCTGTTTATAGTAAATTAGTTCCTTGTATATGTGAAGCTAAGAAAAAACGACAAGTTATTATAGTTTCTCACAATCCAAATATAGCAATAGCATGTGATGCAGAGCAAATTGTATATTGCCATATGGATAAAAATACACATACAATTACCTATGAAGCTGGTGCTATAGAGAATTCAATAGTAAAAGGTCATGTCGTTGATGTTTTGGAAGGTACTATGCCTGCATTTAATTTACGTCAAAAGAAATATACACAGAAATAA
- a CDS encoding cysteine-rich VLP protein — MMARELTRDERKKIRGLVTGMCVSYDSETGLCLPLDCPCYMLNKWWTGAYCRYFRRSVLPLNPALETALSEEGPAPGLRPCTVCGRPFLPMGRQAYCSEACKAEGNRKKSRERMRKMRRKTEDPCYVLPSGKT, encoded by the coding sequence CTGATGGCCCGGGAGCTGACCCGTGACGAGAGGAAGAAAATCCGGGGGCTTGTCACGGGCATGTGCGTCAGCTATGACAGCGAAACCGGCCTGTGCCTCCCGCTGGACTGTCCCTGCTATATGCTGAATAAATGGTGGACAGGCGCTTACTGCCGCTACTTCCGGCGCTCCGTCCTGCCCCTCAATCCGGCGTTGGAAACCGCCTTATCGGAGGAAGGGCCCGCCCCCGGGCTCCGGCCCTGCACGGTCTGCGGCAGGCCCTTTTTGCCGATGGGGCGGCAAGCCTACTGCTCCGAAGCCTGCAAGGCCGAGGGGAACCGCAAAAAGAGCCGGGAACGTATGCGGAAAATGAGGAGGAAAACGGAGGACCCCTGTTACGTTTTGCCCTCCGGGAAAACCTGA
- a CDS encoding CD1107 family mobile element protein, with protein sequence MKKPNLHRLAALAACLLCGTYFTIPAYAQSSEPQADTTLAETTPAETVAPEEPAEPNPFTPDGTGTVVDKATDKDGKEFYTITTPDENIFFLVIDNQKSSENVYFLNAVTETDLLPLAEKDGERTAVEPETTPAPKTEPETPTEEPEQPEPAPKEDKADNGLFSLLLVAAVVLAGGGVGYYFKIYKPKHQAPDLEDDYCEYEEEAGEPEESEEDDTPPWDEEEPDADGEEQEGRE encoded by the coding sequence ATGAAGAAGCCTAACCTTCACCGATTGGCGGCGCTGGCCGCCTGCCTGCTGTGCGGTACTTATTTTACAATCCCCGCCTACGCCCAGAGCAGCGAACCGCAGGCCGATACCACACTGGCTGAAACCACACCGGCCGAAACCGTGGCCCCGGAGGAACCGGCAGAGCCCAACCCCTTCACCCCGGACGGAACCGGAACCGTGGTGGATAAGGCCACCGACAAGGACGGGAAGGAATTTTACACCATCACCACCCCGGACGAGAATATCTTCTTTCTGGTGATTGATAACCAGAAGTCCAGCGAAAATGTCTATTTCCTGAACGCCGTCACGGAAACAGACCTCCTTCCCCTTGCGGAAAAAGACGGCGAAAGAACGGCTGTGGAGCCGGAAACCACACCCGCGCCGAAAACGGAGCCGGAAACGCCCACGGAGGAACCGGAACAGCCGGAGCCCGCGCCCAAAGAGGATAAGGCAGACAACGGCCTGTTCTCCCTCCTTCTGGTCGCGGCGGTAGTCCTGGCTGGCGGCGGGGTCGGATATTACTTCAAAATCTATAAGCCCAAACATCAGGCCCCGGACTTGGAGGACGATTACTGCGAGTATGAGGAAGAAGCCGGGGAACCGGAGGAATCCGAAGAAGATGATACCCCGCCGTGGGACGAGGAAGAACCGGACGCAGACGGGGAGGAACAGGAGGGCCGGGAATGA
- a CDS encoding relaxase/mobilization nuclease domain-containing protein codes for MATTTLLKRHANEGETIAEAIRDCLDYGKNPEKTENGKYVSSYECDPATVAAEFLLTKASYKAITGREQKKEDDILCYQIRQSFLPGEITPKEANRIGYELAMRWTKGHHAFIVTTHTDKKHIHCHIYYNSTTLDCTRKFRNFWGSSFALRRLSDRLCLENGLSIVENPKPRSKGDYKNYGEWLQNRERPLNFQDKLRLAIDTALAKRPGDLAAFLSLMEQAGYEIKKVRGGGLSFRLAGQGQERFTRLRASTLGEGYDLKDILAVIDGSREHPGQSHRKVNLLVDIQAKLAEGKGPGYERWAKVFNLKQMAAALAYLQDNGLTEYGELEKKAAETTDRFHVLSDRIKQTENAMNTNRELKAATVQYARTRPVFEKYKAAKYNRKFLAEHEADIELYRAAQADLKRLLDGAKLPKMDVLKEEGRRLAEQKRKLYAEYQRIRRDMQEVNTAKANIDYLLGYAGQDKKKEQER; via the coding sequence CTGGCTACCACCACTCTTTTGAAGCGTCACGCCAATGAAGGTGAAACCATAGCCGAGGCAATCCGTGACTGTCTCGACTATGGGAAAAATCCTGAAAAGACGGAGAATGGAAAATACGTTTCCTCATACGAGTGTGACCCGGCCACAGTGGCCGCCGAGTTCCTTTTGACAAAGGCCAGCTATAAGGCCATCACAGGCCGGGAGCAGAAAAAGGAGGACGATATCCTGTGCTATCAGATACGCCAGTCCTTCCTCCCCGGGGAGATTACGCCAAAGGAGGCGAACCGTATCGGGTATGAACTGGCTATGCGCTGGACAAAAGGCCACCATGCCTTTATCGTCACTACCCATACAGACAAGAAACACATTCACTGTCACATTTATTACAATTCAACAACCCTCGACTGCACCCGGAAATTCCGTAATTTCTGGGGCTCGTCCTTTGCCCTGCGCAGGCTCTCCGACCGGCTGTGTCTGGAAAATGGGCTGTCCATTGTGGAGAATCCGAAGCCCCGGAGCAAAGGGGATTATAAGAACTACGGCGAATGGCTCCAGAACAGGGAGAGGCCGCTTAACTTTCAGGATAAACTGCGGCTGGCAATCGACACGGCGCTGGCAAAGCGCCCCGGTGATCTGGCGGCCTTCCTCTCCCTCATGGAACAGGCTGGCTATGAAATCAAGAAGGTCAGGGGCGGCGGCTTATCTTTCCGGCTGGCCGGACAGGGGCAGGAACGGTTTACCCGCCTGCGGGCCTCCACGCTGGGGGAAGGGTATGATTTAAAAGACATACTGGCCGTCATAGACGGGAGCCGGGAACACCCCGGCCAAAGCCACCGCAAGGTCAATCTGCTGGTGGATATTCAGGCGAAGCTGGCCGAGGGAAAAGGGCCAGGATATGAGCGCTGGGCTAAAGTATTCAACTTAAAACAGATGGCCGCCGCCCTCGCCTATTTGCAGGATAACGGCCTGACGGAATACGGGGAATTGGAGAAAAAGGCCGCCGAAACAACAGACCGTTTCCATGTCCTCTCTGACCGGATAAAGCAGACAGAGAACGCCATGAACACCAACCGGGAACTGAAAGCGGCTACGGTACAGTACGCCCGCACACGGCCTGTCTTTGAGAAATACAAAGCGGCAAAATACAACCGGAAATTCCTTGCGGAGCATGAGGCGGACATTGAGCTTTACCGGGCGGCACAGGCTGACTTGAAGCGTCTGCTTGACGGGGCAAAGCTCCCGAAGATGGACGTACTAAAGGAGGAAGGCCGGAGGCTGGCGGAGCAGAAACGGAAGCTCTATGCGGAGTATCAGAGAATACGGCGGGATATGCAGGAAGTCAACACGGCGAAAGCAAACATTGATTATCTGCTGGGCTATGCCGGGCAGGATAAAAAGAAAGAACAGGAGCGATAG
- the mobC gene encoding plasmid mobilization relaxosome protein MobC gives MKGRRRDIHLHVMVTAEELARIRERMDEAGITNAGAYVRKMALNGYILHVDLSPVKELVSLQRRCANNLNQVAVHANMYGVYPEEIAGLQRDYETLWGQVSDVLKELSELVAK, from the coding sequence ATGAAAGGCCGCAGGCGTGATATCCACCTTCATGTGATGGTGACAGCGGAGGAACTGGCAAGAATAAGAGAACGCATGGACGAGGCCGGTATTACCAACGCCGGGGCCTATGTGCGCAAGATGGCCTTAAACGGCTATATCCTCCATGTTGACCTCTCCCCCGTAAAAGAGCTGGTTTCCCTTCAGCGGCGGTGCGCCAACAATCTCAATCAGGTGGCCGTCCACGCCAACATGTACGGCGTATACCCGGAGGAAATCGCCGGGCTCCAGCGTGATTATGAAACGCTGTGGGGGCAGGTTTCCGATGTACTCAAAGAGCTTTCCGAGCTGGTGGCAAAGTAA
- a CDS encoding CD1108 family mobile element protein translates to MGKEPKKGRPKQPPPDTFTSGQHGPKQETSPPPDSAPSGRLRFDEGDTPPQDGATSGQHGPKPSGKFRQDTERARPSDHMRREENADGGGGQNPHDKEAGPDRAGKKRADGNERSDGRKPDKTEKAQEKADKAGRKLESAREKLAAQKPPKQPGLAKKAVRGVRAEVWFYTHNKIHEIEHENVGVEGAHKSELVAEAGTRKLVRFARRRYREYPARRVAKWERKELAARANLDFQKMAKEHPELASNPLSRMAQKWKLKRQYARQARQAAKQGARGAKKTAATAGTITKRAVQAAARHPVFILIIVVLFLLFYILSAFSSLIPMLGSGLANAISGTSYASADSDLLGADEDYTALENDLKQKIANIERTHSGYDEYRYNVDEIGHNPYELASYLSAKYHSYTRSGIQGELGEVFEAQYELTLTEEVEIRYRTETSTDADGNETSEEVPYEYYILHVTLKNRTLPAVVNTRLTMEQKEIYSVMQELKGNKPHLWEGIYTGGGTGTEPGYQIPGEALSDPSFAALIGEAEKYLGYPYVWGGSSPSTSFDCSGFVCWVFTNSGVHNLPRTTAQGIYNQCARVSPADAKPGDIIFFTGTYDSGVPVSHVGIYAGNNMMIHCGNPIQYASISTSYWTQHFYAFGRLSGN, encoded by the coding sequence ATGGGAAAGGAACCAAAGAAAGGCAGGCCCAAACAGCCGCCGCCAGATACCTTCACCTCGGGCCAACATGGCCCGAAGCAGGAAACCAGCCCGCCGCCGGATTCCGCCCCTTCCGGCCGCCTGCGTTTTGATGAAGGGGACACGCCGCCGCAGGACGGGGCCACCTCGGGCCAGCATGGCCCGAAGCCCTCCGGGAAGTTCCGGCAGGATACGGAGCGGGCCCGCCCCTCCGACCATATGCGGCGGGAGGAAAATGCGGACGGCGGCGGAGGGCAGAACCCCCATGACAAAGAGGCCGGGCCTGACCGGGCCGGCAAAAAACGTGCTGACGGCAACGAACGCTCTGACGGCAGGAAACCGGACAAGACGGAGAAGGCACAGGAAAAAGCGGATAAGGCCGGACGGAAACTGGAATCGGCCCGGGAAAAGCTGGCCGCGCAGAAGCCGCCCAAACAGCCGGGACTGGCAAAGAAGGCTGTCCGGGGTGTACGGGCGGAGGTATGGTTTTACACCCACAACAAGATACACGAGATTGAGCATGAGAACGTAGGTGTGGAAGGAGCCCATAAATCCGAGCTTGTGGCGGAGGCCGGAACCCGTAAGCTCGTCCGGTTTGCCAGACGCCGCTACCGTGAGTACCCGGCCCGCCGGGTGGCGAAATGGGAACGGAAGGAGCTGGCGGCACGGGCCAATCTGGATTTTCAGAAGATGGCAAAGGAACACCCGGAGCTTGCCAGCAATCCGCTCTCCCGCATGGCACAGAAATGGAAACTGAAACGCCAGTATGCCAGACAGGCAAGACAGGCCGCAAAGCAGGGGGCGCGGGGGGCGAAGAAAACAGCCGCCACAGCCGGAACCATCACGAAACGGGCGGTTCAGGCGGCGGCCCGCCACCCGGTATTTATCCTGATTATCGTGGTGCTGTTCCTGCTGTTTTATATCCTGTCGGCGTTTTCCTCCCTTATCCCCATGCTGGGGAGCGGCCTTGCAAACGCCATATCCGGCACCTCCTATGCCTCCGCTGACAGCGACCTTTTAGGGGCGGACGAGGATTATACCGCTCTGGAAAATGACCTGAAACAAAAGATTGCCAATATCGAGCGCACCCACAGCGGCTATGACGAATACCGCTACAACGTGGACGAAATCGGCCACAACCCCTATGAGCTGGCCTCCTACCTGTCGGCCAAATACCACAGCTATACCCGGTCAGGGATACAGGGCGAGCTTGGGGAGGTCTTTGAAGCACAGTACGAGCTGACGCTGACCGAGGAAGTGGAAATCCGCTACCGCACGGAAACCAGCACGGACGCGGACGGCAACGAGACGAGCGAGGAAGTCCCTTATGAATACTATATCCTCCATGTGACCTTAAAAAACCGTACCCTCCCCGCCGTGGTGAATACCCGGCTTACCATGGAGCAGAAGGAGATTTACTCCGTCATGCAGGAATTAAAGGGCAACAAGCCCCACCTGTGGGAAGGCATTTACACAGGTGGCGGCACAGGGACGGAACCCGGCTACCAGATACCCGGGGAGGCCCTGTCCGACCCGTCCTTTGCGGCCCTGATTGGGGAGGCGGAGAAATACCTGGGCTATCCCTATGTATGGGGAGGTTCCAGCCCGTCCACCTCCTTTGACTGCTCCGGCTTCGTCTGCTGGGTATTTACCAACAGCGGCGTCCATAACCTGCCCCGCACCACGGCGCAGGGCATTTACAACCAGTGCGCCCGTGTCTCCCCCGCTGACGCAAAGCCCGGGGATATCATCTTTTTCACTGGCACCTATGACAGCGGCGTGCCAGTCTCCCACGTAGGCATTTATGCAGGCAACAATATGATGATCCACTGTGGGAACCCAATCCAATACGCCAGTATCAGCACGTCCTACTGGACGCAGCATTTCTACGCATTTGGCCGTTTATCAGGAAATTGA
- a CDS encoding VirB4-like conjugal transfer ATPase, CD1110 family → MFPGGKRKVPATAQQTLPYREMYRDGVCRVADHYYTKTIEYEDINYQLAQAEDQAAIFDRWSACLNYFDSTLPFQLSFINHRSRPESRYSVNISMQEDEYNGVRQEYVEMLENQIAKSNNGIVRTKLLTFGVNVDDLSTARARLERVEADIMNNFKKLGVKSAALSGLERLELLHGQLHPGGNDPFRFSWDMIPKTGLSTKDFIAPTSFDFRFSRLFRVGTTWGASSYLQILASELSDKLLAELLELDAEMTITLHVQTVDQAAAVKAVKAKVSDIDKMKVEEQKKAVRSGYDMDILPPDLVTYSQDAKTLLEDLQSRNERMFLLTFLVVNMAPTRRELDNDLFTVSGIVQKYNCALKRLDFQQEQAFLSSLPLGHNAIEIQRGLTTSSTAIFVPFMTQELRMDGEAVYYGLNALSHNVIMANRKKLKNPNGLFLGVPGSGKSFAAKRELVNVFLATRDRIIVVDPMGEYSPLIRRLGGQVIEIAPDSPHHINPMDIDLSFDEENPMALKADFILSLMELIVGGKDGLQPIDRTVIDRCVRFMYREHIQHPEKEQMPTLQDLYELLCKQPEAEASRLATSLEIYVSGSLNVFNHETNVDLNRRLVCLDLKKLGAGLRTIAMLIMQDLVNSQVSLNFMNGLSTWCYFDEFHVLLRDALTASYCVAIWKMLRKKGCVPSALTQNVKDFLASPEIENIFENSDFLVLLAQAQGDRQIIAKQLGISPHQLSYVTHTNSGEGLLFFGNVTIPFVDHFPQNTELYAIMTTRPEDKKNEPKQE, encoded by the coding sequence CTGTTTCCCGGCGGAAAGCGGAAGGTTCCCGCAACCGCCCAGCAGACACTTCCCTACCGGGAAATGTACCGGGACGGCGTGTGCCGGGTGGCCGACCATTATTACACGAAAACCATAGAATACGAGGATATCAACTACCAGCTCGCACAGGCCGAGGATCAGGCGGCCATTTTTGACAGGTGGAGCGCCTGTTTAAATTACTTTGACAGCACCCTTCCCTTCCAGCTCTCATTTATCAACCACCGGAGCCGCCCGGAAAGCCGCTACAGCGTCAACATTTCCATGCAGGAGGACGAATATAACGGGGTGCGGCAGGAATACGTGGAAATGCTTGAAAACCAGATAGCCAAAAGCAACAACGGTATCGTGCGGACGAAACTGCTGACCTTCGGCGTGAACGTGGACGATTTATCCACGGCCCGGGCGAGGCTGGAACGGGTGGAGGCCGATATCATGAACAATTTCAAGAAGCTGGGTGTAAAATCCGCCGCCCTCTCCGGGCTGGAACGTCTGGAACTGCTCCACGGCCAGCTCCACCCGGGCGGGAATGACCCCTTCCGTTTTTCATGGGACATGATACCGAAAACCGGGCTTTCCACAAAGGACTTTATCGCGCCCACCAGCTTTGACTTCCGGTTCAGCCGTCTATTCCGGGTAGGCACCACATGGGGAGCCTCCTCCTACTTGCAGATTTTGGCTTCGGAGCTTTCCGACAAATTGCTGGCGGAGCTGTTAGAGCTGGACGCAGAAATGACCATCACCCTCCATGTGCAGACGGTCGATCAGGCCGCCGCCGTGAAAGCCGTCAAGGCCAAAGTCTCCGATATCGACAAGATGAAGGTGGAGGAACAGAAAAAGGCGGTGCGCTCCGGCTACGACATGGACATTCTGCCGCCCGACCTTGTGACCTACAGCCAGGACGCAAAGACCCTTCTGGAAGATTTACAGAGCCGGAATGAAAGAATGTTCCTTTTGACCTTCCTTGTGGTGAACATGGCGCCCACCCGGCGGGAGCTGGACAACGACCTGTTCACAGTGTCGGGAATCGTGCAGAAATACAACTGCGCCCTGAAACGGCTGGACTTCCAGCAGGAACAGGCGTTCCTTTCCAGCCTCCCCCTCGGCCACAACGCCATTGAGATACAGAGGGGCCTGACCACCAGCAGCACCGCCATTTTCGTCCCCTTCATGACCCAGGAACTCCGCATGGACGGGGAGGCGGTCTATTACGGCCTGAACGCCCTTTCCCACAACGTCATCATGGCGAACCGGAAGAAACTGAAAAATCCAAACGGCCTGTTCCTCGGCGTGCCCGGTTCCGGGAAATCCTTTGCCGCAAAACGGGAGCTTGTGAACGTGTTCCTCGCCACCCGCGACCGGATTATCGTGGTAGACCCCATGGGCGAATATTCCCCGCTAATCCGGCGGCTGGGCGGTCAGGTGATTGAGATTGCGCCGGACAGCCCGCACCACATCAACCCCATGGACATAGATTTGAGCTTTGACGAGGAAAACCCCATGGCCTTAAAGGCCGACTTTATCCTGTCGCTGATGGAGCTCATTGTCGGCGGCAAGGACGGCCTACAGCCCATTGACCGGACGGTGATTGACCGCTGTGTGCGCTTCATGTACCGGGAGCATATCCAGCACCCGGAAAAGGAACAGATGCCGACCTTGCAGGATTTATACGAACTGCTCTGCAAACAGCCGGAGGCGGAGGCTTCCCGTCTGGCAACCTCCCTTGAAATCTACGTGTCGGGCTCCTTAAACGTATTCAACCATGAAACAAACGTGGACTTGAACCGCCGCCTTGTGTGCCTCGATTTAAAGAAGCTGGGGGCGGGACTGCGCACGATTGCCATGCTCATCATGCAGGATTTAGTGAACTCACAGGTTTCCCTAAACTTCATGAACGGGCTTTCCACATGGTGCTACTTTGACGAATTTCACGTACTGCTCCGGGACGCCCTGACGGCCAGCTACTGCGTCGCCATCTGGAAAATGCTGCGGAAGAAAGGCTGCGTCCCGTCAGCTTTGACCCAGAATGTGAAGGATTTTCTGGCAAGCCCGGAGATTGAGAATATTTTTGAGAACTCGGATTTTCTCGTACTGCTTGCACAGGCACAGGGCGACCGGCAGATCATCGCAAAACAGCTCGGTATCAGCCCGCACCAGCTTTCCTATGTGACCCACACCAATTCCGGTGAGGGCCTTTTGTTTTTCGGGAACGTCACAATCCCCTTCGTAGACCACTTCCCGCAGAATACGGAGCTCTATGCAATCATGACAACCCGCCCGGAGGATAAGAAGAATGAGCCAAAACAGGAATGA